Genomic DNA from Desulfuromonas versatilis:
TGCCCAGGGCGACCGACGGGGGGAGGATTTTCAGGTCATTGACCAGCACCCGCCCGCCGGGGCGAAGCATCGGCAGATAGCGGAAGGTCTCGAGCTGCTCGAAACCGAACAGGATGTCGGCCTTGCCCTCGGGAATGATCGGCGAATAGACCCTGGCGCCGTAGCGCACATGGGAGGTCACACTGCCGCCGCGCTGGGCCATGCCGTGAATCTCGCTCTTTTTCACGTCGTGGCCGGCAAGCATCAGCACTTCAGAAAGGATTTCACTGGCGAGCAGGATCCCCTGCCCCCCGACACCGGCGAGGAGAATATTTTTGATGCTATTCGACATGGCAGACTCCAAACGCTCCGAATTTACATACCTGCTCGCAGACTCCGCAGCCGACGCAGAGGTGCTTGTTCACATGGCACTTGCCCTTGGCGCCTTCCCGGTCCTGCCATTCGATGGCCGGACAGCCCAGCTTGAGGCAGGCCTTGCAGGCGGTGCATTTGTCCTCGTCCACGTAAAGCGGCGGCTTGATCTCCACGACATCCCGCTTGATCAACATGCAGGGGCGCCGGGTGATGATGACCGAAACCTCCGGCCGTGCCATTTCGCTGCGGATCAGTTCGCGGGTCTTGTCGATTTCGTAGGGGTCGATCACCTGCACGTGCTTGACCCCGACCGCGCGGCAGATCTGCTCCAGGTCGACTTCGTATGCCTCGCTGCCGGCCAGGGTGAAGCCGGAGGTTGGGTTCTCCTGGCGACCGGTCATGGCGGTGATGCGGTTGTCGAGGATGATGACCGTTGCCGCGGACTTGTTGTAGACCATGTCCATCAGCCCGGTGATCCCCGAGTGCAGGAAGGTGGAGTCGCCGATGACGGCTACCACCTTGCTGCGCTCCTCGGGCGGCAACACCCTGCTGATCCCCGTGGCGTTGCCGATGCTGGCGCCCATGCAGACGCAGGTATCCATGGCCGAGAGCGGCGGCAGGAAGCCGAGGGTGTAACAGCCGATGTCTCCGGTGACATAGGCCTTGAGCCGGTTGAGCCCGAGAAACACGCCGCGATGGGGACAACCGGGACACATGTTGGGCGGACGGTTGGGAATGACTTCGCCCGAATGCAGCGGCAGTTCCGCCTTGGCCCCCAGCAGCGACGCCTCGATCCGCCCCGGCGTCAACTCGCCGCAGATGGGCAGCTTGTCCTTGCCGAGCACCTCGATGCCCATGGCGCGGATCTGCTCCTCGAGAAACGGGTCGAGTTCTTCGATGACATAGACGGTTTTGAAGCGCGCCGCGAAATCCCGGATCAGCCCCTTGGGCAGGGGGTGCACCAGGCCCAGTTTGAGCACCGACGCCTCGGGAAAGACCTCCCTGGCATACTGATAGGCGACCCCTGCGGTGATGATACCGATCTCCCCGCTGCCTTCCTCGACGCGGTTGAACCCCTGGGTCGCTGACCATTCGGCCATATCCCGCAGTCGCTGCTCGACCATCGGGTGCCTTTTGCGGGCATTGGCGGGGAGCATGACCAGCTTGCCAGGGTCGCGCTCCAGGCGAGGCTCGGGCAGGCCCTGCACCGGTTCGCCGAGTTCCACGATCGACTTGGAGTGGGAGATGCGGGTAGTGGAGCGGATGAACACCGGGGTGTCGAACTTTTCGCTGGCTTCGAAGGCCAGCCGGGTGAAGTCGAGGGCCTCCTGGCTGTCGGCCGGCTCGAACATCGGCACTTTGGCGAACTTGGCGTAATTGCGGCTGTCCTGCTCGTTCTGCGAAGAATGCATTTCCGGATCGTCGGCGACGACGATGACCAGTCCGCCCCGCACCCCGGTATAGGAGAGGGTGAACAGCGGGTCGGCCATCACGTTGACCCCGACGTGCTTGGTGGTCACCAGGGCCCTGGCGCCGCCGAAAGACGCGCCGATGGCCACCTCCAGGGAAACTTTTTCGTTGGTCGCCCAGGAGGCATCGATCTCGGGGTATTTGATGACGTTTTCCAGAATCTCGGTGCTCGGCGTCCCGGGGTAAGCCGAAGCCAGCCGGACGCCTGCCTCGTGGGCGCCGCGGGCGAAAGCTTCATTGCCTGACAGAATGGCTTTTTTCATAGCGCTCCTTGAATGCTGAAACACCGCCAGCCCCCTGAAACGGATTGGCTGCGGTGGCGTGAGGGGCAAACGGGGTTTCTGAATATAGTCAAAAGGGGCTGGAATGTCAATTTTTACAGGCTATTGACCTTCCCCGCCGAGGGATAGCAACACCCCTTCGAGCAGGCCGAAATCGCTCACGATCGACTCCTGCCGGGCAAAGCGCTCGAGGAGGGCCTGAACGATCGCCAACCCGGGCATGATCAGGTCCCCCCTTCCCTCTTCCATGCCTGGCAGGCGCTCCCTTTCGGCGGGCTGCAGCGGATCCAGAAGTTGTTGCAGCTGCTGGAGCCGGGCGCGGCCGATGCGGTGATTGTTGACCCGGCGCCAGTCGTACTCTGCCATCTCCAGATCCAGGGCGGCGAGGGTGGTCACCGTTCCGGCGGTCCCGACCAGGGCCCAGTCGCGGGGAAAAACCATTCCGGCTGCGGCAAGAGAGGATTGGAGGTCGCCGATTACCGTGTGAATCAGGCTCCGCTGTTCCTCGGCGTCGGGCAACCGTTCGCATAACCGGACCACCCCCAGGGAGAAGCTCTGCCGGAAACGCACCCGCCCCGCCTCGACCAGGACGAACTCGGTGCTACCTCCGCCGATGTCGAAGACCAGGCTCGCGGCGGGTCGCGGCTCCAGGGCTGCGAACACCCCGGCGGCGCTGAGCAGGGCCTCCTCGGCCCCGCCAATGACCTCAATGCGCAGCCCGGTGCTCTGCTGGACCTGCCGGAGGAACGCGCCGGCGTTGACGGCGCGGCGCAGCGCCTCGGTTCCAACGGCCCTGATGCGGGTGACGCCGGATTCGCCCGCCAGCGCGGCAAACCTGCGCAAAGCAGAAAGGGTCCGCTCCATGGCAGCTGGAGCCAGACCCTCTTCCTCTGTAAAGCCGCCTGCAAGGCGGGTTATCTGCCGGTGGTAGGCGATGGGGACGGGGAGGCCCTGACGGACCTCCCCGAGCAGCAACCGCAGTGTGTTGGACCCTACGTCGATGGCGGCCAGCACCTATTTTTCCCCGACCACCGCCTGCGCCACGTTGAAGGTGTGGTCGCCGATCTTTTCGAAGTTGTGCAGCATGTCGATGAATATCAGCCCCGGCAGCACCGCGCACTCGCCGGTGTTCAGGCGGGCGATGTGGTTGTTGCGCGAGGATTCCTCGAGCAGATCGACGGTGTCCTCCAGGTGCCGCGCCTTTTCGAGGATGGTCCTGTCGACCCGTTCCATGGCGCTGACCACGAAAGCCAGGAATTCCCTGATCTTTTCGCCGATCTCCTCGATCTCGGACATGCCGATGTTGGAGTAGCTGATCTTCTGGCTTTTCTTGCGCTGGCCCAGTCGCCAGAGGTTTTCACAGTGATCGCCGACCCGCTCCAGGTCGTTGACCATGTGCATCATGGAGGCGATGTTCCTGGAGGTTTCCTGAGCGATGGACTTCTGCGAGAGCGCCACCAGAAAGTCGGTGATCTCTTTCTGAAGAAGGTCGACCAGTTCCTCCTTTTTTTCCAGGGGGGCGATGCGCTTTTCGTCCTCGTCCTTCAGGTAGAGCAGCGTTTCGTCCACCATTTCCATGGCAACTTGCGCCATCCGCTTGGTTTCGGCCCGGGCCTGACCGAGGGCGATGGGCGGGGTATTCAAGACCCGGTTGTCGATGAACTTGAGGTGAAATTCCATCTCCTCCTCCCGCCCGCGGATGATAATCGTCGCGAGCTTGGCCAAAACCCCAACCATGGGCAGGAAGATCAGCACATTGAGAATGTTGAACAGTGTGTGGGTGTTGGCGATATGCCTGGCAATGAAGGGTTTGTCCCCCATGGCAGCGCCGTAGGCCTGCATCTGCTGCGCGGTCTGGATCACCATGTCCGGGTTGCCCGGGGTGATGGAATCGATGAATTGCTTGAAGAAGGGAAACAGCACCAGCATGTAGGCGACGCCGAGGAAGTTGAACAGGAAGTGGGCGAAGGCGGTGCGCCGCGCGGCGAGGTTGGTGCCGATGGCGGCGAGGTTGGCGGTAATGGTGGTGCCGATGTTCTCGCCGAGAATCAGGGCGATACTGGCATCGAAGGTCACCAGGCCGCTGGTGGCCAGAGCCAGGGT
This window encodes:
- a CDS encoding indolepyruvate oxidoreductase subunit beta — its product is MSNSIKNILLAGVGGQGILLASEILSEVLMLAGHDVKKSEIHGMAQRGGSVTSHVRYGARVYSPIIPEGKADILFGFEQLETFRYLPMLRPGGRVLVNDLKILPPSVALGKEPYPQDIPAKIAGRFPETKVVHGMDLALEAGNPRTVNTVLIGALSRLMDIEEGVWLQAIRNMVPERFLDENLKAFELGRNA
- the iorA gene encoding indolepyruvate ferredoxin oxidoreductase subunit alpha is translated as MKKAILSGNEAFARGAHEAGVRLASAYPGTPSTEILENVIKYPEIDASWATNEKVSLEVAIGASFGGARALVTTKHVGVNVMADPLFTLSYTGVRGGLVIVVADDPEMHSSQNEQDSRNYAKFAKVPMFEPADSQEALDFTRLAFEASEKFDTPVFIRSTTRISHSKSIVELGEPVQGLPEPRLERDPGKLVMLPANARKRHPMVEQRLRDMAEWSATQGFNRVEEGSGEIGIITAGVAYQYAREVFPEASVLKLGLVHPLPKGLIRDFAARFKTVYVIEELDPFLEEQIRAMGIEVLGKDKLPICGELTPGRIEASLLGAKAELPLHSGEVIPNRPPNMCPGCPHRGVFLGLNRLKAYVTGDIGCYTLGFLPPLSAMDTCVCMGASIGNATGISRVLPPEERSKVVAVIGDSTFLHSGITGLMDMVYNKSAATVIILDNRITAMTGRQENPTSGFTLAGSEAYEVDLEQICRAVGVKHVQVIDPYEIDKTRELIRSEMARPEVSVIITRRPCMLIKRDVVEIKPPLYVDEDKCTACKACLKLGCPAIEWQDREGAKGKCHVNKHLCVGCGVCEQVCKFGAFGVCHVE
- a CDS encoding Ppx/GppA phosphatase family protein, giving the protein MLAAIDVGSNTLRLLLGEVRQGLPVPIAYHRQITRLAGGFTEEEGLAPAAMERTLSALRRFAALAGESGVTRIRAVGTEALRRAVNAGAFLRQVQQSTGLRIEVIGGAEEALLSAAGVFAALEPRPAASLVFDIGGGSTEFVLVEAGRVRFRQSFSLGVVRLCERLPDAEEQRSLIHTVIGDLQSSLAAAGMVFPRDWALVGTAGTVTTLAALDLEMAEYDWRRVNNHRIGRARLQQLQQLLDPLQPAERERLPGMEEGRGDLIMPGLAIVQALLERFARQESIVSDFGLLEGVLLSLGGEGQ
- a CDS encoding Na/Pi cotransporter family protein; this translates as MLDILFNQKLIFGLVGGLGLFLFGMKIMSEGLQKIAGDRMRKILAALTSNRIVGTLVGIAVTAIIQSSSATTVMVVGFVNAGLMSLVQSIGIILGANIGTTVTAQLIAFKITKYALPAIGLGAAFKLFGRKQKWVYVGEIMLGFGMLFFGLAIMKDAFDPVKGSQAFKDLFLLVGDHHLLGVAIGAILTIIVQSSSATIGITLALATSGLVTFDASIALILGENIGTTITANLAAIGTNLAARRTAFAHFLFNFLGVAYMLVLFPFFKQFIDSITPGNPDMVIQTAQQMQAYGAAMGDKPFIARHIANTHTLFNILNVLIFLPMVGVLAKLATIIIRGREEEMEFHLKFIDNRVLNTPPIALGQARAETKRMAQVAMEMVDETLLYLKDEDEKRIAPLEKKEELVDLLQKEITDFLVALSQKSIAQETSRNIASMMHMVNDLERVGDHCENLWRLGQRKKSQKISYSNIGMSEIEEIGEKIREFLAFVVSAMERVDRTILEKARHLEDTVDLLEESSRNNHIARLNTGECAVLPGLIFIDMLHNFEKIGDHTFNVAQAVVGEK